One Polynucleobacter sp. MG-5-Ahmo-C2 genomic window carries:
- a CDS encoding dihydrofolate reductase gives MTQPAISMIVARSRNHVIGRDNQMPWKISADLQFFKRVTMGHPVIMGRKTWESIGRPLPGRRNIVVSRNPQFQIEGAELAGSLDEALEHLSDTPRVFVIGGEQLFKQAFAKADRLFITEIDIDINDGDTFFEVPDLDSWREVERTAGAEGDITFNFVTLERK, from the coding sequence ATGACACAGCCTGCTATTTCCATGATTGTTGCGCGCTCGCGCAATCATGTCATCGGTCGCGATAACCAGATGCCCTGGAAGATCTCGGCTGATTTGCAATTCTTTAAGCGCGTTACCATGGGTCACCCAGTCATCATGGGGCGCAAGACTTGGGAATCGATTGGTCGCCCACTACCTGGCCGTCGCAATATCGTAGTGAGCCGCAATCCACAATTCCAAATTGAGGGGGCGGAGCTTGCAGGCTCATTAGACGAAGCTCTCGAACACCTAAGCGATACGCCACGTGTATTTGTGATTGGTGGAGAGCAACTTTTTAAACAGGCCTTTGCTAAAGCGGATCGTCTGTTCATCACTGAAATTGATATCGATATCAATGATGGCGATACCTTCTTTGAGGTTCCAGATCTAGACTCTTGGCGGGAAGTGGAGCGTACTGCAGGAGCGGAAGGCGATATTACATTTAATTTTGTGACGCTTGAGCGCAAATAG
- a CDS encoding thymidylate synthase yields MRQYHDLMKEVLAKGVQKSDRTGTGTISVFGHQMRFNLADGFPMVTTKKLHLKSIIYELLWFLKGSTNNNWLKERGVSIWNEWAAPDGELGPIYGYQWRSWPAPNGKHIDQISEVVETIKKNPDSRRIIVSAWNVADIPRMALAPCHAFFQFYVADDKLSCQLYQRSADIFLGVPFNIASYALLTHMMAQQCNLEVGDFIWTGGDCHLYSNHLEQVELQLSRDFFPLPKLNILRKPDSIFDYEFEDFEILGYESHPHIKAPVAI; encoded by the coding sequence ATGCGCCAATATCACGATCTCATGAAAGAAGTGCTTGCCAAGGGAGTCCAAAAGTCCGATAGGACTGGTACAGGCACTATCTCGGTATTTGGGCACCAAATGCGCTTTAACTTGGCCGATGGCTTTCCGATGGTGACCACCAAGAAGCTTCACCTCAAATCCATCATCTATGAACTACTCTGGTTCCTCAAGGGCAGTACCAATAACAACTGGTTGAAAGAGCGCGGTGTATCCATTTGGAATGAGTGGGCAGCTCCAGATGGTGAGCTCGGCCCCATCTATGGTTACCAGTGGCGCTCTTGGCCGGCGCCGAATGGCAAGCACATTGATCAGATCTCTGAAGTAGTCGAAACCATCAAAAAGAATCCAGATTCGCGCCGCATTATTGTTTCCGCATGGAACGTAGCAGACATCCCGCGCATGGCTTTAGCACCCTGCCATGCCTTCTTTCAATTCTATGTTGCTGATGACAAGTTATCCTGCCAGCTCTATCAACGTAGCGCTGATATTTTCTTAGGTGTGCCGTTCAACATTGCTAGCTATGCCCTACTCACACACATGATGGCGCAACAATGCAATTTAGAAGTTGGTGACTTTATCTGGACTGGTGGTGATTGCCATTTATATAGCAATCACTTAGAGCAAGTTGAGCTTCAGTTATCGAGGGATTTCTTCCCATTGCCAAAACTCAATATTCTGCGTAAACCAGATTCTATTTTTGATTACGAGTTCGAAGACTTTGAAATTCTGGGTTACGAATCGCATCCCCATATAAAAGCTCCAGTAGCAATCTAA
- a CDS encoding NAD(P)/FAD-dependent oxidoreductase, protein MLHSPIQTDAVIIGAGPVGLFQVFELGLLEIKTHVIDSLPEAGGQCIELYPDKPIYDIPAISVCTGRELTNNLLKQIEPFDAQFHLEQEVTQLEKQADGRFLIGTSQGKHFLSKTVFIAAGVGAFQPRTLKLDGIEAFEGQQVFYSVKNPEQFTGKKIVICGGGDAALDWTLHFVDKAASVTLIHRRDDFKAAPASVAKIRELCKNKQMQFLIGQISSYEVERDQISKIVVTEIDGKDQEIAVDDLLIFFGLSPKLGPIADWGLDIDRKQVSVDTEKFQTSIPGIYAVGDINIYPGKKKLILSGFHEAALAAFAAAAYLNPEKQVQLQYTTTSPKLHRVLGVSPPVFE, encoded by the coding sequence GTGTTGCACTCCCCCATACAAACCGACGCTGTCATTATTGGCGCCGGCCCTGTGGGTCTCTTTCAAGTCTTTGAACTTGGTCTTCTAGAAATCAAAACACATGTGATTGACTCTCTGCCAGAGGCTGGAGGTCAATGCATTGAGCTTTATCCAGATAAACCGATTTACGATATCCCCGCGATCTCTGTTTGTACTGGACGTGAGTTAACCAACAATTTACTGAAACAAATCGAGCCATTTGATGCCCAGTTTCATTTGGAGCAAGAGGTTACTCAGCTTGAGAAACAAGCCGATGGGCGCTTTCTGATTGGCACCTCCCAGGGTAAACATTTTTTAAGTAAAACTGTTTTTATTGCTGCCGGCGTGGGCGCCTTTCAGCCCCGCACCCTCAAGCTTGATGGCATAGAGGCTTTTGAAGGTCAGCAGGTTTTCTATAGCGTTAAAAATCCGGAACAATTTACTGGCAAAAAGATTGTGATTTGCGGTGGCGGTGATGCCGCATTGGATTGGACATTACATTTCGTAGATAAAGCTGCGAGCGTAACCCTAATTCATCGACGCGATGACTTTAAAGCAGCACCAGCATCGGTTGCCAAAATACGCGAGCTTTGTAAGAACAAACAAATGCAATTCTTGATTGGGCAAATTAGCAGCTACGAAGTGGAGCGTGATCAGATCTCCAAAATAGTAGTGACTGAGATTGATGGCAAGGATCAAGAGATCGCAGTCGATGATCTCCTCATCTTTTTTGGTCTCTCACCTAAATTAGGCCCAATTGCTGATTGGGGTTTAGATATTGATCGTAAGCAAGTGAGTGTTGATACCGAAAAATTTCAGACTAGCATCCCCGGGATTTATGCCGTGGGAGATATCAATATTTATCCGGGCAAGAAAAAGCTTATTCTGTCGGGCTTTCATGAAGCCGCTCTGGCCGCATTTGCAGCGGCAGCCTATTTAAACCCTGAGAAACAAGTTCAACTCCAGTACACCACCACCTCACCCAAGCTCCATAGGGTTCTTGGGGTGAGTCCTCCCGTATTCGAGTAA
- the fdxA gene encoding ferredoxin FdxA, with protein sequence MTYVVTESCIRCKYTDCVDVCPVDCFREGPNFLVIDPDECIDCAVCVPECPVNAIYAEDDVPGDQQAFIKLNADLSPSWTSITKSKAALPDADEWKDVKNKLEQLVK encoded by the coding sequence ATGACTTACGTTGTTACCGAATCCTGCATCCGCTGCAAATACACAGACTGCGTTGATGTTTGCCCAGTTGACTGCTTTCGTGAAGGTCCTAATTTTTTAGTGATCGATCCAGATGAGTGCATCGACTGCGCTGTCTGCGTTCCTGAGTGCCCTGTTAATGCGATTTATGCAGAAGATGATGTCCCCGGTGATCAACAGGCATTCATCAAACTGAATGCTGATCTATCTCCCTCTTGGACTTCTATTACGAAATCTAAAGCCGCCCTTCCTGATGCGGATGAGTGGAAAGACGTTAAAAATAAACTCGAGCAGTTGGTAAAGTAA
- a CDS encoding 2-dehydropantoate 2-reductase, whose translation MKILIVGAGGIGGFFGAKLHQAGADITYLLREKRQQLIQDQGLTVETPKGNFTIHPKTLLADQLEPVYDLIILTCKAFDLDDSLKSIAKASSKGIILPFLNGLTHLNTLDRQFGKERVMGGVAHIAATISESGSVKQLTELGTLTVGPRTPGQEALSQELFTLCKKTDFDAFYKDNIEQALWDKWVFLATLAGMTTICRGSIGEIAATPYGKDLSKRMFAECCAIAASCGYAIAQSTQVSSQEILTKEGSPFTASMLRDLLAGKRNEHQHILGDLIGFASPGSIDCPLLQIAYTHMAVESKNSA comes from the coding sequence ATGAAAATACTGATTGTTGGGGCGGGTGGCATTGGGGGCTTCTTTGGGGCCAAACTTCATCAGGCTGGGGCTGATATTACCTATCTGTTGCGTGAGAAGCGCCAACAGCTTATTCAAGACCAAGGTCTGACAGTGGAGACCCCTAAAGGTAACTTCACAATCCACCCAAAGACACTCTTGGCTGATCAGCTGGAGCCCGTGTATGACCTGATCATTCTGACGTGCAAAGCCTTTGATTTAGATGACTCACTAAAATCTATTGCCAAAGCAAGCTCAAAAGGCATCATTCTTCCATTTTTAAATGGGCTCACCCACCTCAATACCTTAGATCGTCAATTTGGCAAAGAGCGTGTGATGGGTGGCGTGGCGCATATTGCGGCAACCATCTCCGAGTCAGGCTCTGTAAAGCAGCTAACCGAATTGGGTACATTGACGGTGGGTCCACGCACTCCAGGGCAGGAGGCGTTGAGCCAGGAACTTTTTACCTTGTGTAAAAAGACGGATTTCGATGCCTTTTATAAAGACAATATCGAGCAAGCACTGTGGGATAAATGGGTATTCTTGGCAACCTTGGCAGGTATGACCACAATCTGCCGCGGCTCGATTGGAGAGATTGCAGCTACACCTTATGGAAAAGACCTCAGTAAGCGCATGTTTGCTGAATGCTGCGCTATCGCTGCAAGCTGTGGGTATGCAATAGCGCAGAGCACCCAAGTAAGTTCTCAAGAAATTCTTACCAAGGAAGGGTCGCCCTTTACCGCCTCAATGCTGAGGGACTTGCTCGCAGGCAAAAGGAATGAGCATCAGCATATCTTGGGCGATTTGATTGGCTTTGCAAGCCCTGGGTCGATCGATTGCCCGTTGCTACAAATCGCCTATACCCATATGGCGGTAGAGAGTAAAAATAGCGCTTAA
- a CDS encoding TRAP transporter large permease subunit, which translates to MSDPILGLAMLGLIIVVIMLGFPTAFTLMGLGMMFGFAAFYDPSQSWAANKVFTLMVQRTFGGMTNDVLLSIPLFVLMGYVMERGALVDKMFYSIQLAFRRVPASLAVATLIVCTFWGIASGLVGAVVVLMGVIAMKPMLNAGYDTRLAAGVITAGGTLGILIPPSVMIIVYAAVAGQSVVKLYAAAMVPGFFLAFLYLVYIIGWALINPKVAPKLPADQLIVPVPASIRFLGEHYSKNMLLASFKALFAPSKLLKAPTEARLSFKNIVKNVLAALTPFILVAVTMWGAWWYVMIHQQSEKDAQNVPVAAQVAKPTATSTAAPADDALVAIDATSNNNKSKEVEEDAPLVALDAASGDDPIEAGAVAEADNGPPENFELYFGLTCVLFGLLLVYYYLKLDEEQFEILKLLIESVMPLGVLTILVLAVILLGITTATESAAVGALGAFILALQAGTLDFERTKQAVFLTAKTTSMVCWLFVGSALFSAVFTILGGQSIIEKWVLMLDLTPIQFMLLSQAIIFFLGWPLEWTEIIVIFVPIFLPILAHFNIDPLLWGTLVFVNLQAAFLSPPVAMSAFYLKGVSPPGVTLNQIFAGMMPYMFIVIACMVFMYIWPGMTLWLPRFLYGG; encoded by the coding sequence ATGAGTGATCCAATTCTTGGCTTAGCCATGCTCGGCTTGATTATTGTTGTAATCATGCTGGGCTTCCCAACAGCCTTTACCCTCATGGGTTTAGGCATGATGTTTGGTTTTGCAGCCTTCTACGATCCATCGCAAAGCTGGGCTGCAAATAAAGTCTTTACCCTCATGGTGCAAAGAACTTTTGGCGGTATGACGAACGATGTCCTGCTATCAATTCCCCTCTTCGTATTAATGGGGTATGTGATGGAACGAGGGGCGCTAGTAGATAAGATGTTCTATAGCATCCAACTGGCTTTCCGTCGTGTACCAGCTTCCTTAGCGGTAGCTACTCTGATTGTTTGTACCTTCTGGGGTATTGCAAGCGGCCTCGTTGGCGCTGTAGTTGTGCTCATGGGCGTGATTGCCATGAAGCCGATGCTTAACGCAGGCTACGACACACGCCTTGCTGCTGGTGTCATTACTGCTGGTGGCACCCTGGGTATTTTGATTCCACCTTCAGTCATGATCATTGTGTACGCAGCTGTTGCAGGCCAATCAGTAGTGAAGCTTTATGCCGCTGCGATGGTGCCAGGATTCTTTCTCGCATTCTTGTATTTGGTCTACATCATTGGCTGGGCTTTAATTAATCCTAAGGTTGCGCCAAAGCTTCCAGCCGACCAATTGATCGTGCCAGTTCCTGCATCGATTCGCTTTTTAGGAGAGCACTATTCAAAGAATATGTTGCTAGCCTCATTCAAGGCTTTGTTCGCTCCATCCAAATTACTGAAGGCACCAACTGAAGCAAGACTCTCTTTCAAGAATATTGTTAAGAATGTATTGGCAGCATTAACCCCATTTATTTTGGTTGCAGTCACTATGTGGGGTGCGTGGTGGTATGTCATGATTCATCAGCAATCTGAAAAAGACGCACAGAATGTTCCAGTAGCCGCCCAAGTTGCTAAACCAACGGCAACTAGCACTGCTGCGCCAGCAGATGATGCACTCGTAGCGATTGACGCCACATCGAACAATAACAAGTCTAAAGAAGTTGAAGAAGATGCGCCTTTGGTTGCCCTCGATGCTGCGTCTGGAGATGACCCAATTGAAGCTGGGGCTGTTGCAGAAGCTGATAATGGGCCGCCAGAAAACTTCGAGTTGTATTTTGGCTTGACTTGCGTACTCTTCGGCCTGCTATTGGTTTACTACTACCTCAAACTAGATGAGGAGCAGTTTGAAATTCTCAAACTATTAATTGAGTCGGTGATGCCTTTGGGTGTTCTCACTATCTTAGTGCTAGCTGTGATCCTCCTGGGCATCACTACTGCTACTGAGTCTGCAGCAGTGGGCGCACTGGGCGCTTTTATTCTGGCACTTCAAGCTGGAACCTTAGACTTTGAGCGCACCAAGCAGGCGGTGTTCTTGACTGCAAAAACAACCTCAATGGTGTGCTGGTTGTTTGTGGGCTCAGCGCTCTTCTCGGCTGTGTTTACTATTTTGGGCGGTCAATCGATCATCGAAAAATGGGTGCTAATGCTAGACCTAACACCAATTCAGTTCATGCTGCTCTCTCAAGCGATCATCTTCTTCCTAGGATGGCCTTTAGAGTGGACTGAAATTATTGTTATTTTCGTCCCAATCTTCCTGCCTATTTTGGCTCACTTCAATATCGACCCACTCTTGTGGGGCACCTTGGTGTTTGTCAATCTGCAAGCGGCATTCTTGTCACCACCAGTTGCAATGTCTGCCTTCTATCTTAAGGGCGTATCACCACCAGGCGTCACGCTCAACCAGATTTTTGCAGGCATGATGCCTTACATGTTCATCGTGATCGCTTGTATGGTTTTCATGTATATCTGGCCAGGTATGACATTGTGGCTACCAAGATTCCTCTACGGAGGTTAA
- a CDS encoding TRAP transporter small permease subunit, translating into MDKFMLRVDEISTFVGKAAAWLVVLLMLMVFTDVVRRYAFNSPSAWIGELSVMAYGTLFMMCGAYTLAQNGHVRGDFLYGSMKPRTQATLDLILYITFFLPGIAALVYAGYTYAGESWRIGEHTTQIANGPPLYPFKTIIPIAGAFVLLQGFVEILRCIVCLKTGEWPERLKDAEEIDVIEQQLASSVHVDDEARQLAIKNAKTIDEAAHHRIGQTKEINHE; encoded by the coding sequence ATGGATAAATTCATGCTGAGAGTAGATGAAATCAGCACCTTCGTTGGCAAGGCTGCTGCTTGGCTTGTTGTTCTATTGATGCTGATGGTCTTTACAGATGTCGTGAGACGCTATGCATTTAATTCCCCATCGGCCTGGATTGGTGAGTTATCTGTGATGGCATATGGCACCCTGTTTATGATGTGTGGTGCATATACTTTGGCGCAAAACGGTCACGTTCGCGGTGACTTCCTTTATGGATCAATGAAGCCGCGCACACAGGCAACCCTGGATTTAATTTTGTACATCACCTTTTTCTTACCAGGAATCGCTGCTTTGGTTTATGCCGGCTATACCTATGCCGGAGAATCTTGGCGTATTGGTGAACACACCACCCAGATTGCTAATGGACCGCCGCTATATCCCTTCAAAACCATTATTCCAATTGCAGGAGCATTTGTGCTGTTGCAGGGTTTTGTAGAAATCTTGCGTTGCATTGTTTGCCTCAAAACAGGTGAATGGCCTGAACGCTTAAAAGATGCCGAAGAAATCGATGTAATTGAACAGCAATTAGCTTCCTCAGTTCACGTCGATGATGAAGCTCGTCAACTCGCCATCAAAAATGCCAAAACAATCGATGAAGCAGCGCATCATCGTATTGGCCAAACTAAAGAGATAAATCATGAGTGA
- a CDS encoding TRAP transporter substrate-binding protein translates to MSETKNTSPRRKFLKNAAAGTAGAAAMGFPMISNAQTINLRFQSTWPAKDIFHEYANDYATKVNAMSGGRLKIEVLPAGSVVKAFDMLDAVSSGTLDGGHGVLAYWYGKSPALALWGSGPAFGMDANTLLSWNQYGGGQQLLNEIYSDLKLDVVSFPYGPMPTQPLGWFKKPIAKVDDLKGLKYRTVGLSIEIFTDMGASVQALPGGEIIPAMDRGVLDAAEFNNATSDRILGFPDVSKVNMLQSFHQPSEQFEIIFNKKKFNSLPADLQAILSYGTQAASADMSWKAIDRYSKDFAELQTKDKVKFYATPKSILVAQLNAWDKIIAKKASELPMFKKVLDSQKAFAQRAVRWDLLVNVDMKIAYDHYFKG, encoded by the coding sequence ATGTCTGAGACCAAGAACACCAGCCCACGCCGTAAGTTTCTAAAGAATGCTGCTGCTGGCACTGCCGGCGCCGCTGCAATGGGCTTCCCAATGATTTCAAATGCGCAAACGATTAATTTGCGCTTCCAATCAACATGGCCAGCTAAAGATATTTTCCATGAGTACGCCAATGACTACGCAACAAAAGTAAATGCGATGTCTGGTGGTCGACTCAAGATTGAAGTGCTACCAGCTGGATCAGTTGTAAAAGCCTTTGATATGTTAGACGCTGTATCTAGCGGAACATTGGATGGCGGCCATGGCGTTTTAGCTTATTGGTACGGCAAGAGCCCTGCACTAGCGCTCTGGGGATCAGGTCCTGCTTTTGGTATGGATGCGAATACCCTTCTATCTTGGAACCAATATGGCGGTGGTCAACAGCTATTGAATGAGATATACAGCGATCTTAAGCTTGACGTGGTTTCATTCCCTTATGGCCCAATGCCAACACAGCCACTGGGCTGGTTTAAAAAACCAATCGCTAAAGTCGATGACTTGAAGGGCTTAAAGTACCGTACGGTTGGTCTCTCTATTGAGATCTTCACAGACATGGGCGCATCAGTTCAAGCATTGCCTGGTGGCGAAATCATCCCAGCAATGGACCGTGGCGTTCTAGATGCTGCTGAGTTTAATAATGCAACTTCAGACCGCATCTTGGGCTTCCCAGACGTATCCAAAGTCAACATGCTCCAAAGCTTCCATCAACCTTCAGAGCAATTTGAAATTATCTTCAACAAGAAGAAGTTCAACTCCTTGCCAGCAGACCTCCAAGCCATTCTTTCATACGGAACCCAGGCAGCATCTGCAGATATGTCATGGAAAGCAATTGATCGCTACTCTAAGGACTTTGCTGAGCTCCAAACAAAAGACAAGGTTAAGTTCTACGCCACTCCAAAATCTATCTTGGTAGCCCAATTAAATGCTTGGGACAAGATTATTGCGAAGAAGGCTTCTGAGCTCCCAATGTTTAAGAAAGTGCTTGATTCACAAAAGGCCTTTGCCCAACGTGCAGTTCGCTGGGACTTGCTAGTCAATGTTGACATGAAGATCGCTTACGACCATTACTTTAAAGGCTAA
- a CDS encoding D-glycerate dehydrogenase — translation MSNKPKVLVARAIFPDLLAKLEESFEVRSNQADQVFTPEELQKELSGVAGALVTGSERIDATALANAKNLKIVANISVGYNNFDVPSITAAGVMASNTPDVLTDTTADFGFALLMATARRITESERWIREGHWDKWSIVTNPLGMDLHHSTLGIIGMGRIGQGIAKRALGFGMNVIYHNRSRLPEADEKACGAKYVSKEELLRTADHVVLVLPYTAENHHTIGAKEIALMKPTATLVNIARGGIVDDAALAQALKEKKIFAAGLDVFEGEPKVNPELLKLSNVVLAPHIASATEKTRRAMIDLAVENLRAAIAGKKPPSLINTEVFKG, via the coding sequence ATGAGTAATAAACCGAAAGTTTTAGTGGCTAGAGCAATATTCCCTGATCTGCTTGCCAAATTAGAGGAGTCGTTTGAGGTCCGCTCTAATCAGGCTGATCAAGTCTTTACCCCCGAGGAATTACAAAAGGAGTTGTCAGGCGTGGCAGGTGCATTGGTCACTGGTAGCGAACGTATTGACGCAACTGCTTTGGCTAATGCCAAGAACTTAAAAATCGTAGCGAATATTTCAGTGGGCTACAACAATTTCGATGTGCCTTCAATCACTGCAGCCGGTGTTATGGCGAGCAATACGCCAGATGTATTGACAGATACCACAGCTGATTTTGGCTTCGCATTATTAATGGCCACGGCAAGGCGCATTACCGAGTCTGAGCGCTGGATTAGAGAAGGTCACTGGGATAAATGGTCCATTGTGACAAACCCATTGGGCATGGATTTACATCACAGTACTTTGGGCATTATTGGTATGGGCCGTATTGGGCAAGGCATTGCAAAGCGTGCCCTGGGCTTTGGAATGAATGTGATTTATCACAATCGCAGTCGTCTGCCTGAGGCTGATGAAAAAGCTTGCGGCGCAAAGTATGTCTCTAAAGAAGAATTACTTCGCACCGCTGATCACGTAGTCTTGGTATTGCCATACACAGCAGAAAATCATCACACTATTGGCGCCAAAGAAATTGCGCTCATGAAGCCTACTGCGACCCTGGTAAATATTGCCCGTGGTGGCATTGTGGATGATGCTGCTTTGGCGCAAGCACTTAAAGAGAAAAAGATTTTTGCTGCAGGCTTAGATGTATTTGAGGGTGAGCCCAAAGTCAATCCTGAATTACTGAAACTCAGTAATGTGGTGTTGGCTCCGCATATTGCTAGCGCAACCGAAAAGACTCGTAGAGCAATGATTGATTTAGCAGTAGAAAATTTACGTGCTGCAATTGCCGGTAAGAAGCCGCCAAGCTTGATTAATACAGAAGTATTTAAAGGCTAA
- the glp gene encoding gephyrin-like molybdotransferase Glp: MKHSPNSPILLTSSLHVDEARKAISQLVKELIEESRALHDPKDIETVSLDQAINRILAQDLLSPIDVPAADNSAMDGYAFNGKCLGTGDNNISLEIVGTAFAGKPYKGKINQGECLKIMTGAVMPADCDTVIPQELTITQTETQIEFKQNLLKPGENRRLRGEDLKQSKPAIQAGRLLRPSDLGLAASLGISTLQVKRKLKVAILSSGDELRSLEQTLDAGSIYDSNRYSLTGLLNRLNLEIIDCGIVRDDPTALKQAFIDAATKSDVLISSGGVSVGEADFTKQIMQELGDVGFWKIAMRPGRPMAFGILKATAGASERKTLFFGLPGNPVAVMVTFYQFVRAALLQLNGSNQTEPPMTQAISEAPIRKKPGRTEFQRAILGRNAEGRPTVRLTGSQGAGILRSMSEANCFVILAHDQGNIAAGDWVDVALFEGLL, translated from the coding sequence ATGAAGCACTCACCCAATAGCCCAATTCTACTCACTTCATCGCTGCACGTGGATGAAGCTCGTAAAGCCATTTCTCAGTTAGTTAAGGAACTCATTGAAGAGTCTAGGGCGCTTCATGATCCGAAAGATATCGAAACAGTTTCTCTAGATCAAGCCATCAACCGCATTCTTGCTCAAGACTTACTTTCGCCAATTGATGTTCCTGCGGCCGATAACTCTGCAATGGATGGTTATGCCTTCAATGGCAAATGCCTTGGTACAGGCGATAACAATATCTCTCTGGAAATAGTAGGCACTGCTTTTGCAGGTAAGCCTTATAAAGGTAAGATCAATCAGGGTGAGTGCTTAAAGATCATGACTGGTGCTGTGATGCCGGCTGACTGCGACACAGTCATTCCGCAGGAATTAACCATTACACAAACTGAAACACAGATTGAGTTTAAGCAGAATCTATTAAAGCCTGGCGAGAATCGTCGCTTGCGTGGTGAGGATTTAAAACAAAGCAAACCTGCGATTCAGGCCGGTCGTTTATTGCGCCCCTCTGATTTAGGTTTAGCTGCATCATTGGGAATCTCCACGCTTCAAGTAAAGCGCAAACTGAAGGTAGCAATTCTGTCCTCCGGCGACGAGCTGCGATCACTAGAACAAACATTAGATGCTGGCAGCATCTATGACAGCAATCGCTATAGCCTCACTGGTTTACTCAATCGCCTCAATCTCGAAATCATTGACTGCGGTATCGTGCGTGATGATCCCACAGCACTTAAGCAAGCATTTATTGATGCAGCCACAAAGTCGGATGTCTTAATTTCCTCTGGGGGAGTTTCTGTTGGAGAAGCTGACTTCACCAAGCAGATCATGCAAGAGTTAGGTGATGTTGGCTTTTGGAAAATTGCGATGCGTCCTGGACGCCCGATGGCCTTTGGCATCCTCAAAGCTACTGCAGGAGCCTCTGAACGCAAAACATTGTTCTTTGGCTTACCCGGCAACCCAGTAGCCGTAATGGTGACTTTCTACCAATTTGTTCGAGCTGCACTCCTGCAACTGAACGGCTCTAACCAGACTGAGCCCCCAATGACTCAAGCGATTTCTGAGGCCCCCATTCGAAAGAAACCTGGTCGTACAGAGTTTCAACGCGCCATCTTGGGGCGTAATGCTGAAGGACGTCCGACTGTGAGACTCACCGGCAGCCAAGGTGCTGGGATTTTGCGCTCAATGAGCGAAGCAAATTGCTTTGTCATCCTCGCTCACGACCAAGGAAATATTGCTGCTGGTGACTGGGTAGATGTGGCGCTTTTTGAAGGACTGCTTTAA
- the mobA gene encoding molybdenum cofactor guanylyltransferase MobA produces MISPEQITGLILAGGRAQRMGGVDKGLISFHNKPLIESTIAQLKNQVGPILINANRNITKYAGYGHPVIMDETPDFSGPLAGFSAGLKVCKTTYLLTTPCDSPLLPIDLGTKLAAEMNRGDFQLVYASSSESDGKVWAQPVFCLMRSNLQESLKTFLQKGDLKIDRWFKEIRSSTVVFNDAQAFANVNTPEELKALEEASV; encoded by the coding sequence ATGATTTCCCCTGAGCAAATTACTGGTCTCATCTTAGCTGGTGGTCGTGCCCAACGCATGGGGGGCGTTGATAAGGGGTTAATTTCTTTTCACAATAAACCCCTGATTGAATCGACCATTGCACAACTCAAGAACCAGGTTGGTCCAATCCTCATTAATGCCAATCGCAACATTACAAAATACGCTGGCTATGGTCACCCCGTCATCATGGATGAAACTCCAGATTTTTCAGGGCCATTGGCAGGGTTCTCTGCAGGCCTCAAAGTCTGCAAAACTACCTACCTACTGACCACCCCTTGTGATTCACCTTTATTGCCAATAGATCTAGGCACAAAACTAGCTGCCGAAATGAACCGCGGTGACTTTCAGCTGGTATATGCCTCTAGTAGTGAGTCGGATGGCAAGGTTTGGGCGCAACCCGTTTTTTGTTTAATGCGTAGTAATCTTCAAGAGTCACTGAAAACTTTTCTACAAAAGGGTGATCTCAAAATCGATCGATGGTTTAAAGAAATTCGCAGTAGTACTGTGGTGTTTAATGATGCGCAAGCGTTTGCCAACGTCAATACTCCTGAAGAATTAAAAGCATTAGAAGAGGCCTCTGTATGA